CTACAACGCCCGAGCGGGCGCGTCCTGTCCGGACGCGACCAAAGTACCAACCGATGCGGGCCCCTCCGGGACGCGGCCTACGCTCGGCGGCAGGCGCCCGGCCCCGCGGGTGCCGACGAGACGCAATGGAGCGAACGTGTCCCTCACCCCTCTCATCGGCGACTTCTACGGCTACGAGTCCCGGCTCGGCGACCGGGAGCGGGAGTCGCTCGCGGAGCTGCGCGCGTACCTCGAGGAGGAGGTGCGGCCCCGGGTCAACGGGCTCTGGGCGCGCGCCGAGTTCCCGCGGGACGTGGTCGGCGGCCTCGCCCGGCTCGGCGTGTTCGGCATGGCGTTCCCCGAGACGCGCCCCTTCGAGAACTCGGCCGTCTTCCGCGGCTGGGCGGCGCTCGAGCTCGGGCGCGTCGACGCGAGCATGGCCACCCTCGTCGGGATGCAGAGCGGCCTGGTGATGGGCAGCGTCGCGGTCACCGGGTCCCCCGAGCAGCGCGCCGAGTGGCTGCCCCGCCTCGCGTCGGGCGAGGTCCTCGGCTCCTTCGGCCTCACCGAGCCGCTGTCCGGATCCGACTCCGCGCGCGGGCTGCGCACCGTCGCGACCCGCCGCGGCGACGAGTGGAGCATCACGGGCGCCAAGCGCTGGATCGGCAACGGCACCATCAGCGACGTCACCGTGATCTGGGCCAAGGACGCCGACGACGGCCAGGTGAAGGGCTTCCTCGTCCCCAACGACTCCCCCGGCTTCCGGGCGACCCGCATCGAGGACAAGCAGGCGCTCCGCATCGTGCAGAACGCCGACATCGAGCTCGACGGCGTCATCGTGCCCGAGCGGAACCGCCTGCAGGGCGCGCGCTCCTTCGCCGACACCGCCAAGGTGCTGCGCCTCACGCGCGCGGAGGTGGCGTGGGCCGCCGTCGGGATCTCGGTCGGCGCCTACGAGGCCGCCGTCGCGTACACGGGCGAGCGGCACCAGTTCGGCAAGCCGCTCGGCGCGCACCAGCTGATCCAGGACCTCCTGGTCCGCAGCCT
The nucleotide sequence above comes from Clavibacter sp. B3I6. Encoded proteins:
- a CDS encoding acyl-CoA dehydrogenase family protein, which translates into the protein MSLTPLIGDFYGYESRLGDRERESLAELRAYLEEEVRPRVNGLWARAEFPRDVVGGLARLGVFGMAFPETRPFENSAVFRGWAALELGRVDASMATLVGMQSGLVMGSVAVTGSPEQRAEWLPRLASGEVLGSFGLTEPLSGSDSARGLRTVATRRGDEWSITGAKRWIGNGTISDVTVIWAKDADDGQVKGFLVPNDSPGFRATRIEDKQALRIVQNADIELDGVIVPERNRLQGARSFADTAKVLRLTRAEVAWAAVGISVGAYEAAVAYTGERHQFGKPLGAHQLIQDLLVRSLGNITASIGLVTRASEMVDEGTQSDEHSALAKAYATSRMRETVAWCREAFGGNGIVLDYDVARFFADAEAIYSYEGTREMNTLIVGRAITGHAAFV